A genomic segment from Micropterus dolomieu isolate WLL.071019.BEF.003 ecotype Adirondacks linkage group LG03, ASM2129224v1, whole genome shotgun sequence encodes:
- the sall3a gene encoding sal-like protein 3 — protein MSRRKQAKPQHLKSDEDPALAGVVSEHARGEVLDDADSGNESRSGSEETHVCEKCCAEFFKWSDFCEHLKNCTKNPLVLIVNENEETPNPSQEYPTEPSPVPSCSSEQADSEDPREGNHSPAGEGDDIPETATLNGVNVLEKEDEQMELEFSPEKNMDSEETDMTSPEPDSSLPQLNDVVPSTVTSYTMPSTNVTLETLHGTRVAVAQFSQSVRAAAGTGVSTMAIPMILDQLMALQQQQIHQLQLIEQIRSQVALMNRQSASQPALNHHHSNVAGNQGPVSSCVPPVATQLQLHNFITPPVHQLPVRLPATLNGQGPSPLTSAIEGPLSLTPQSGSQQSNSSIPNTSSNNSVFPQPSGTGLSSLLPSCSSSVTNNNISTSSSVTGGGGISSSSALPRNSTTPPSLSHGSLLSSASSLPLIPHSSSSSVIFPNPLASIAATANALDPLSALMKHRKGKPPNVSVFDTKPSSEDPFFKHKCRFCAKVFGSDSALQIHLRSHTGERPYKCNICGNRFSTKGNLKVHFQRHKEKYPHIQMNPYPVPEYLDNVPTSSGIPYGMSLPPEKPVTTWLDSKPVLPTVPTSVGLQLPPTLPSMMGGFGESPNLTPLNRSPQRPSPPSSECASLSPNIVIDSGMTTTSPSPKPCLGSDAPPLLKPEGVLLPPSCSTRPGENTTTTTTVTQVVLSTTLTSTTSSNSGQVTEHITCPNSVSNPVSHPVLPMLSEQFKAKFPFGGLLDSMQTSETSKLQQLVENIDKKMTDPNQCVICHRVLSCQSALKMHYRIHTGERPFKCKICGRAFTTKGNLKTHFGVHRSKPPLRVQHSCPICQKKFTNAVVLQQHIRMHMGGQIPNTPVPESLQEMDTDLSFDEKSLDAMSNYDDDLLDEMEQAMEDEADFKEGEVDPSKPYSPGSSPPTSIMSSIAAMENQMKMIDSTANMTRSFGQKLMQNGSSFGGETDCFATDSLSAVGDVEGQSLGSPALSESSDSMQHLSPAHSHSESQRSKSPATLNNNNNSSAMTAEEGQENNTAGFATVKSEKSETPSPLSATEGTGALDLTATQPGRHFIKEESHFNMLFLNRDRGLSTPNLASTASNMIKMEMNGHGKSVSLSDNSHHPMGIQVPAAAPQTNMSPSINPMLAPPPPRRTPKQHNCHSCGKNFSSASALQIHERTHTGEKPFACSICGRAFTTKGNLKVHMGTHMWNNAPARRGRRLSVENPMALLGGDAMKFSEMFQKDLAARAMNVDPGFWNQYAAAITNGLAMKNNEISVIQNGGITQLPVSLGGAGITSLGPMPGGMDRVHTGSSPPMTGMEKAGLDVGASRPFSRFMEENKEIGIN, from the exons ATGTCCCGACGCAAGCAAGCCAAGCCACAGCACCTCAAGTCGGACGAGGATCCCGCACTAGCCGGGGTGGTTTCCGAACACG CCCGTGGTGAAGTGCTGGATGATGCAGACAGCGGGAATGAGAGCCGCAGCGGTAGTGAGGAAACGCATGTATGTGAGAAGTGTTGCGCTGAGTTCTTCAAGTGGTCAGACTTCTGTGAACATTTAAAGAACTGCACCAAAAACCCCCTAGTGCTCATAGTGAATGAAAATGAGGAGACACCTAACCCCTCCCAAGAGTACCCTACAGAGCCCTCCCCTGTACCCAGCTGCTCGAGCGAGCAGGCTGACAGCGAGGACCCCAGGGAGGGAAACCACAGTCCTGCTGGTGAGGGGGATGACATCCCAGAGACAGCAACCTTAAATGGGGTCAATGTCCTAGAAAAGGAGGACGAGCAGATGGAGCTAGAGTTTTCTCCTGAAAAAAATATGGATTCTGAAGAGACAGACATGACATCCCCTGAGCCAGACAGCTCCCTACCTCAGCTCAATGATGTCGTCCCATCCACTGTTACAAGCTACACCATGCCAAGCACCAATGTTACCTTGGAAACCCTACATGGTACCCGGGTTGCAGTTGCCCAGTTTTCACAGAGCGTAAGGGCAGCAGCAGGCACTGGGGTTTCCACCATGGCTATTCCTATGATCCTGGACCAGCTGATGgccctccagcagcagcagatacaCCAGCTGCAGCTGATAGAACAAATACGCAGTCAGGTGGCTCTGATGAACAGACAGTCTGCCTCACAGCCTGCTCTCAACCACCATCACAGCAATGTTGCTGGAAACCAGGGGCCTGTATCCTCCTGTGTCCCCCCTGTCGCAACTCAGCTTCAGCTACACAATTTCATCACGCCCCCTGTTCATCAGCTGCCTGTCAGGTTGCCAGCCACTCTCAATGGTCAAGGTCCTTCACCCCTGACCTCCGCAATAGAGGGGCCTCTCTCTCTAACACCACAAAGTGGCAGTCAACAGTCTAACTCTTCAATCCCCAACACATCCTCAAATAACTCTGTTTTCCCCCAGCCCAGTGGTACTGGATTGTCATCTCTACTTCCCTCCTGCTCATCCTCAgtcacaaacaacaacattagcACTAGTAGTAGTGTAACAGGAGGAGGTGgcatcagcagcagctcagctcTTCCCAGGAACTCCACAACCCCTCCGTCACTCAGCCACGGCAGCCTCCTGAGCTCTGCCTCCAGTCTACCATTGATACCTCACAGCTCTTCCAGCAGCGTTATCTTCCCCAACCCACTGGCAAGCATAGCAGCCACAGCCAATGCGCTCGATCCCCTTTCTGCTCTGATGAAGCACCGCAAGGGGAAGCCCCCAAATGTGTCTGTCTTTGACACTAAGCCCAGCTCTGAGGACCCCTTCTTCAAGCATAAGTGTCGGTTCTGTGCCAAGGTGTTTGGCAGTGACAGTGCCCTACAGATCCACCTGCGTTCCCACACTGGAGAGAGGCCCTACAAATGCAACATATGTGGCAATCGTTTTTCCACCAAGGGAAATCTGAAAGTCCACTTCCAGAGGCACAAAGAGAAATACCCACATATTCAGATGAACCCTTACCCTGTGCCAGAATACCTGGACAACGTGCCCACAAGCTCAGGCATCCCGTATGGAATGTCTTTGCCCCCTGAAAAACCTGTAACCACATGGCTAGACAGCAAACCTGTCCTCCCCACGGTCCCCACCTCAGTCGGGCTCCAGCTGCCTCCTACGCTGCCAAGTATGATGGGAGGTTTTGGCGAGTCTCCAAACCTCACTCCGCTCAACAGGTCCCCTCAGAGGCCATCTCCACCATCGAGCGAGTGTGCATCTTTGTCACCTAATATTGTCATTGACTCTGGCATGACCACTACTTCACCCTCCCCCAAACCCTGCCTAGGGAGTGATGCACCTCCTCTCTTGAAACCTGAAGGTGTTCTCTTGCCCCCAAGCTGCTCTACTAGGCCCGGAgaaaacaccaccaccacaactaCAGTAACTCAAGTGGTCCTTTCAACTACCCTCACCTCCACCACATCGTCCAACAGTGGCCAGGTCACTGAACACATTACTTGCCCCAACTCTGTTTCTAACCCTGTCTCCCATCCTGTCCTTCCCATGCTCTCAGAGCAATTTAAGGCCAAGTTTCCTTTCGGAGGCCTCCTAGACTCTATGCAAACCTCAGAGACATCAAAGTTGCAGCAGCTTGTCGAGAACATTGACAAGAAGATGACTGATCCAAACCAGTGTGTTATCTGTCATCGTGTTCTGAGCTGCCAGAGTGCTCTCAAGATGCACTACCGTATTCACACTGGCGAGAGGCCTTTCAAATGCAAGATATGTGGGAGGGCATTCACCACTAAGGGAAATCTGAAAACACACTTTGGTGTCCATAGATCCAAACCCCCACTTCGGGTTCAGCACTCCTGCCCTATATGTCAGAAGAAGTTCACCAATGCCGTTGTGCTGCAGCAGCACATCCGTATGCATATGGGAGGGCAGATCCCCAACACCCCTGTCCCTGAAAGCCTGCAGGAGATGGACACTGACCTCTCCTTTGATGAAAAGAGCTTAGATGCGATGAGTAATTATGACGATGACCTTCTGGATGAAATGGAGCAGGCTATGGAAGATGAAGCTGACTTCAAAGAGGGAGAAGTGGACCCATCTAAACCGTATTCACCTGGTAGCTCCCCACCAACTTCCATCATGTCCAGCATTGCTGCAATGGAGAACCAGATGAAGATGATTGACTCCACTGCCAACATGACCCGTTCATTTGGTCAAAAGCTTATGCAGAACGGCAGCAGCTTTGGAGGAGAGACTGATTGCTTTGCCACTGATTCTCTGTCTGCAGTGGGGGATGTTGAAGGTCAAAGCTTGGGGAGCCCTGCTTTATCTGAGTCCTCTGACTCTATGCAGCATTTGTCCCCAGCTCACAGCCATTCTGAGAGCCAGCGATCCAAGTCCCCAGCTACActcaacaataataataacagcagTGCCATGACAGCAGAGGAGGGCCAGGAGAATAATACAGCTGGCTTTGCAACAGTGAAGTCGGAAAAATCAGAGACCCCATCTCCGCTTTCTGCAACTGAAGGCACTGGGGCCCTTGACCTGACTGCCACTCAACCTGGCAGGCACTTTATCAAGGAGGAGAGCCACTTCAACATGCTGTTTCTAAATAGAGATCGAG gacTGAGCACTCCTAATTTGGCCAGCACTGCATCAAACATGATCAAAATGGAAATGAATGGACATGGCAAGTCAGTGTCTCTGAGTGACAACTCTCACCATCCTATGGGCATCCAGGTTCctgctgcagcaccacagacTAACATGAGCCCCAGCATCAACCCCATGTTGGCTCCCCCGCCTCCAAGACGCACTCCTAAGCAGCACAACTGCCACTCGTGTGGGAAGAACTTTTCTTCAGCCAGTGCACTGCAAATCCACGAGCGCACACATACTGGGGAAAAACCTTTCGCCTGCTCTATTTGTGGAAGGGCTTTCACCACAAAGGGGAATCTGAAG GTTCACATGGGAACACACATGTGGAACAACGCTCCAGCCCGAAGAGGTCGGCGACTGTCTGTGGAAAATCCAATGGCCCTGCTGGGCGGGGATGCCATGAAGTTCAGCGAGATGTTCCAGAAAGATCTTGCGGCTCGGGCCATGAATGTCGACCCGGGCTTCTGGAACCAGTACGCAGCCGCCATCACCAACGGGCTGGCCATGAAGAACAATGAGATCTCTGTGATCCAAAACGGAGGCATCACACAGCTACCCGTCAGTCTTGGCGGTGCAGGAATCACTTCATTGGGACCCATGCCGGGAGGAATGGACCGTGTTCACACCGGCAGCAGCCCTCCCATGACGGGTATGGAGAAGGCTGGTCTGGATGTCGGGGCCAGCCGGCCCTTCTCCAGATTTATGGAGGAGAACAAGGAGATTGGGATCAATTAA